One Gadus chalcogrammus isolate NIFS_2021 chromosome 22, NIFS_Gcha_1.0, whole genome shotgun sequence genomic window carries:
- the srd5a1 gene encoding 3-oxo-5-alpha-steroid 4-dehydrogenase 1 — translation MDTLPAMMFSSEQEEKYYLDCMGYFFIFMAVCTFFTLLFENVPYGRYASGKYGFPINVKFAWFVQELPAFMVPLYLVLWTPSAKTSQLPNALLIAMYFCHYVQRSLVYPFLIRGGKPTPVVSFVLAIVFCIVNGYMQIRYLSHYAEYPEGWVTHPCFIIGCALWLVGWLVNLHSDHILRNLRKPGETGYKIPRGGLFEYVSGANFLGEITEWAGFALAGHSVHSTSFSIFTLVVLASRAVAHHRWYLNKFEDYPESRKALIPFVF, via the exons ATGGACACCCTTCCAGCAATGATGTTCTCCtctgagcaggaggagaagtATTATTTAGACTGCATGGGCTACTTCTTCATATTCATGGCTGTATGCACTTTCTTTACATTGCTCTTTGAAAACGTGCCCTATGGTCGATATGCTTCGGGTAAATATGGATTTCCAATCAACGTCAAATTTGCCTGGTTCGTTCAAGAGTTACCTGCATTCATGGTGCCCCTCTACCTCGTTTTGTGGACGCCTTCTGCAAAAACTTCACAGCTACCGAATGCACTGTTGATAGCAATGTATTTTTGCCACTATGTTCAAAG GTCCCTTGTTTATCCATTTTTAATTCGAGGAGGTAAACCTACACCTGTGGTCTCGTTCGTCCTAGCCATTGTATTCTGCATAGTTAATGGCTACATGCAGATACGATATTTGAGCCATTATGCCGAATACCCAGAAGGATGGGTGACACACCCCTGCTTCATCATAG GATGTGCTCTGTGGTTGGTTGGCTGGCTGGTGAATCTTCACTCTGACCACATCCTACGGAATTTAAGAAAGCCGGGAGAGACAGGATACAAGATCCCCAGAG GGGGTTTGTTCGAGTATGTCTCCGGAGCAAACTTCCTAGGCGAGATAACGGAGTGGGCAGGCTTCGCTCTGGCTGGCCATTCGGTGCACAGTACATCCTTTTCCATCTTTACCCTGGTGGTCCTCGCTAGCAGAGCTGTGGCCCACCACAG ATGGTATCTCAATAAATTTGAAGACTACCCTGAATCTAGGAAGGCGCTTATACCCTTTGTGTTCTAA
- the nsun2 gene encoding RNA cytosine C(5)-methyltransferase NSUN2, with the protein MGKRSRQRQKNQSSGVGRDNRDNGSWGAGYADIVKENQLFEDYYKELGLVPEGEFEQFMDAMREPLPATIRITGYKSHAKEILHCLKEKYFKEIQEVEIDGVKLEAPTPLSWYPDELAWQTNMSRKIIRKSPLLEKFHQFLVSETESGNISRQEAVSMIPPLLMKIESHHKILDMCAAPGSKTAQLIEMLHADMDVPFPEGFVIANDVDNKRCYLLVHQAKRLNSPCIMVINHDASIIPSLQVATDGWREALFYDRILCDVPCSGDGTMRKNIDVWKKWTTANSLHLHGLQLRIAIRGVEQLAVGGRMVYSTCSLNPIEDEAVIAALLEKSEGALELADCSADLPGLKTMPGVSSWKLMTKEGQWFNDFSEVPSSRHTQIRPTMFPHTDKDKLASFHLDRCMRVLPHHQNTGGFFLAALVKTAPMPWNKRAPKARKEPSAAPAPVPAEAAPPTEEVPPVGGEDAPQGDQPAPAREAACGPPPHKRKKMFGFKEDPFVFLSEDDPVLAPIQSFYDLSPNFPKLNVLTRSHEGKKRHLYMVSKELRNVMLNNSERMKVINTGVKVWSRNSDGEQFGCAFRLAQEGIYTLYPYIRSRMVTVSVEDIKVLLTQENPFLSKLQSKAHAQAKSLGMGSIVLRYQPNPEEPLEPQCPIELCGWRGKTSIRAFVPRNERFHYLRMLGVEVFRDKSGQRGEPREGGEEPKEGGEEPREGGEEVETKETKEDTEMASGDIVGDSEGKKESDQP; encoded by the exons ATGGGGAAAAGaagcagacagagacagaaaaacCAGTCTTCGGGAGTGGGACGAGACAACCGAGACAATGGT AGCTGGGGAGCCGGCTATGCTGATATCGTTAAGGAGAACCAACTCTTTGAAGACTACTACAAGGAGCTGGGTTTGGTGCCGGAAGGGGAGTTTGAACAGTTTATGGATGCCATGAGGGAACCTTTGCCTGCAACCATTCGCATCACTGGATACAAGAG CCATGCCAAAGAGATTCTTCATTGTCTCAAGGAGAAGTACTTCAAGGAGATCCAGGAGGTGGAGATTGATGGTGTGAAGCTGGAGGCTCCCACGCCTCTCAGCTG GTACCCAGACGAGCTGGCATGGCAAACCAACATGAGCAGGAAGATCATCAGGAAGTCTCCACTGCTGGAGAAGTTTCACCAGTTCCTGGTCAGCGAGACGGAGTCG GGTAACATCAGTCGTCAGGAAGCGGTCAGCATGATTCCTCCTCTCCTGATGAAAATCGAATCACACCACAAG ATCCTGGACATGTGTGCCGCCCCGGGCTCCAAGACCGCCCAGCTGATCGAGATGCTGCACGCCGACATGGACGTGCCTTTCCCAG aggGCTTTGTGATCGCCAACGACGTGGACAACAAGCGGTGCTACCTGCTGGTGCACCAGGCCAAGCGCCTCAACAGCCCCTGCATCATGGTGATCAACCACGACGCCTCCATCATCCCGTCCCTGCAGGTGGCCACCGACGGCTGGAGGGAGGCGCTCTTCTACGACCGCATCCTCTGCGACGTGCCCTGCAG CGGAGATGGCACAATGAGGAAGAACATAGACGTGTGGAAGAAGTGGACCACGGCGAACAGTCTGCACCTCCACGG GCTGCAGCTGCGTATCGCGATCCGCGGCGTGGAACAACTGGCCGTGGGCGGGCGGATGGTGTACTCCACCTGCTCCCTTAACCCCATAGAGGACGAGGCGGTGATCGCCGCCCTGCTGGAGAAGAGTGAAG GAGCTCTGGAGCTGGCCGATTGTTCTGCTGACCTGCCCGGTCTCAAGACGATGCCCGGCGTCTCCAGCTGGAAG cTCATGACCAAAGAGGGCCAGTGGTTCAACGACTTCTCTGAGGTCCCCTCCAGCCGCCACACCCAGATCCGCCCCACCATGTTCCCGCACACGGACAAAGACAAACTGGCCAGCTTCCACCTGGACAGATG caTGAGGGTCCTGCCTCATCACCAGAACACAGGGGGGTTCTTCCTCGCTGCCTTGGTGAAGACGGCTCCCATGCCATGGAACAAAAGAGCCCCCAAG GCGAGGAAGGAGCCCTCCgcagcccccgcccccgtcccaGCAGAGGCCGCCCCGCCCACAGAAGAGGTCCCCCCCGTGGGAGGGGAGGacgccccccagggggaccAGCCCGCCCCGGCCCGGGAGGCTGCGTGTGG GCCTCCACCTCACAAGAGGAAAAAGATGTTCGGCTTCAAAGAAGATCCCTTTGTGTTCCTCAGTGAAGACGACCCGGTCCTAGCTCCTattca gtcctTCTATGACCTGTCCCCAAACTTCCCCAAGCTCAATGTCCTGACTCGGTCCCACGAGGGAAAGAAGAGGCACCTCTACATGGTGTCTAAAGAACTACGAAACGTCATGCTCAACAACAGCGAGCGCATGAAG GTGATCAACACTGGAGTGAAGGTCTGGTCCCGCAACAGCGACGGGGAGCAGTTTGGCTGTGCCTTCCGCCTGGCGCAGGAG gGCATCTACACGCTGTACCCATACATCCGCTCCAGGATGGTCACGGTCAGCGTGGAGGACATCAAGGTCCTGCTCACCCAGGAGAACCCCTTCCTCAGCAAGCTGCAGAGCAAAGCCCACGCCCAGGCCAAGAGCCTAG gCATGGGGAGTATCGTGCTGAGGTACCAGCCCAACCCAGA GGAGCCGCTGGAGCCCCAGTGCCCCATCGAGCTGTGCGGCTGGAGGGGGAAGACGTCCATCCGCGCCTTCGTCCCGCGCAACGAGCGCTTCCACTACCTGCGCATGCTGGGAGTGGAGGTGTTCCGCGACAAGTCGGGCCAGCGCGGAGAACCGCGGGAGGGCGGAGAGGAGccgaaggaggggggagaggagccgagggaggggggagaggaggtggagacgaaGGAGACGAAGGAGGACACCGAGATGGCCAGTGGGGACATCGTGGGGGACTCTGAAGGGAAGAAGGAATCGGACCAACCCTGA